Genomic segment of Labrus mixtus chromosome 1, fLabMix1.1, whole genome shotgun sequence:
tcCCATTTTCAAAGCACACGTATTGTTTTGTTAGGATCACACAAGACCACAGATAGTTAAAAGTACATGAATCTTTAGTGTCTCAAGTCTCCTCCTCACTTATTTGGCTTCATCAGCAGGACATGATGGCTGTAAAAGAAACAGCTGATGGTGCATAGTCTGCAGGTACAATTCTTTGGTTTGTGGAATAGTTTAGTGTAGGTCAGCCATACACTATGTAGCCTACTGTTGAAGAAAGTAACAGACAAACATCTTCCACTAGAATCAGctgcagtctgttgattgggatccaacacacacagaaatatataGAGGTCCTTTCCGGTCCCCTTCGATTGCTCCATGTTTGAAGGAACAGTGACGTTGCTGGTTCAACGTGCCATGCCATAATCTGGCACCACTTACTGTGTTCCTTTGTTTTTTATAGTATCCTTCAATTATTGTAACATTAATGCACCTCACCACCCCAGTTTTAAAACAGGACATGCACTTCCATCATTGTCACGATATCAAAATTGTTTGTTTATATAATGCCATCTGCCTCACATTCTTTCCATTATTTATCCAAAtgtcagtttaaaataaaataaaaacacactaccATTTACTGTATTTATACTCAATATGAAAATACTTTTACTACTGTGACATGGAGTAATTCCACTTGGCTTATTTTAagaatgcaaacaaaaacatgtaacacaATATGAATTATCTTCATACATTGCTtattttcttgaaaaaaaacaaacatatgtgAAGTCCTAAAACAAGGTTCAAATCAAGACAGTTCAACAATTACAGAAAAGTTTACAGTAATACACAATATTACACACTGACCTGCGCGTCTGCATGTCTTAAAGTGCCAAATACATGGTGGAAGAgcatttgaaacatttctctAATATATCTAAAATAGGGAAAACACCTTTATTTCTTCAACAGGATAATTTCTAGAACATTTATGTTAGTCACaatgacatttcaaacagaaaacaacttttattcccTCCTGAATGATCTTTTCAGCCTCTCAGTGATAACTATGATTACTCTGattgttacattttgaattgaCTTCACAGTAAGTTGGGTATAGGAAGAAAATAAACTCTTCAGTGATCAAATCTGAGTGAGTATAGATTTCCTTTGAAGGGTCAAAACAGTCTGGCATTTGCAGAGAGAGTTTCATTTCTactttacatgcacacactagTCTATGCCCTTATCCTGAAAATGACAATAATCCTTAGCTGTTCAAACAGTTAAATCCACCCACTCTTTATGAGTCTGCCTCATTCTATATTGGGTTTGCATTATCAAATTTTTATTCTGACATAGACTTAGACATAagctttattaaaaagaaatacacatattttaaaaagacaggaGTCAATCTTTTAATTTGACAGTTTCTGGATATTCAGCAGAAACTAAACAGCTTCATTTGGACACTAGAATTACAGCACATTAAGGATTTCTGTGggaacagtttgacattttgcagcatgtttaGAAAAAGACTTTTAATGCGACCAAGCTAATCTGGTAAACTgcttacatattttttttaatcagagaaGTCTATTGTCTCATTTGGATTAATATTGCAATATCTGTATTAATACGGGAAAATTTCTGCTGTACAACCCGGCTAACACAGTACAATAGGATGGTCTGCTTAGGCAGGATTATGAAAAGTAAGTTTAATTTACCACCATGCCTCTAGGTAATCTTTATAATTACTCTCAGGATAAgatcccactctctctctctctctcactctctcactctctctctctctctctctctctctctctctctcactctctctctctctctctctctctctctctctctctctctctctctctcactttaaCATAACAAAATCTTCACAATTATGTGTATGTAGCTTACTTACTGTGTTAAAGTCACCAGTGTCAGTGTTTTGGTATTTCCTCAAACTACTTCACAGAAACCAAGCTGTTGTGAAACAATTAGACGGTGTGTTGTCAGAAATGAACAATCTGTTGGAGGGGAGATGATCCTCTGATATGTGTGTTGACTTCATAGTTTATGTTCTCTTCCTCCATGTTTGGCACTTAATCCACGTCTTCTATGTCTTCTTATTTTCCTCCTTCATATTTCCTCCTCTGGGTCTGAGCTGTGGTTGCTCAtctgcagcagacagacagacagacagacagacagacagacagacagacagacagacagacagacatacagacagacagacagacagacagacagacagacagacagacatacagacagacagacagacatacagacagacagacagacagacagacagacatacatacatacagacagacatacatacatacatacagacagacatacagacagacatacagacagacagacagacagacagacagacagacagatgatgagagacaggacagacagacagacagacagacagacagacgatgagagacaggacagacagacagacgatgagagacaggacagacagaaatagaaaacagaGTGATTTGGTTAAATTGCAAAGTCAGAATGACTCAGTAAAATGTGATGCATGATTATAAATCAATTTCATGATGGTGTCTCAGTGTTACATCAGTTCTCTTTACAAGACTGATACATCTGAATGTGTTGTTTGTGCTACTCTAAAAGTATATTAATGAtaacattataataataataattatgtaaCAGTAGTTTAAAATTCTAATCTCAAATTtgatctttgatttttttttcttctgatttataAGGCAAGCTTATTCCCATGGATTAGTCTTTTAATTTAACCGACTACATTCCAAAACAactaaacacacatttcaggtGTGTTTACCGTGTGGTGGTCATCATCGGGCTCCCTGTGGATTCGATGGCGGGCGCTGGgtggggagagggaggagagggagtgcTCAGGACTGCTGGCGGACAGAGCGGACCCTGAGCCAGCTGGACTGTCCTCTCTCAGTGGAGAACCTACATCACACACATGGAGTAAGAAATTACTGACTTTGCACTCAATGATGGGCAGAAAACAAGAATGGAAAGGACAGGATGAAGGGAAAAACAAAgatagagagaggaaagagagagggagcaggctGGATAGAGGAACTGGTGAACAAAGTAGAGCAGTTAATGAATTGATATGAAGATAAGAGCTATCAATTGGCAGAAAGTGATTCAAAGTAGAGACTACACAGTCTTTGCACACATAGGTCTACTTCTCTTAAGGTGTTGATACAGCTTTCAAACTGTAGTAGACAGAggaaatgttctcttttttatACCCTTTCTATTTGTATATTCATGATGTTAagatttttctttacaaaaacattgaaGTGTAGCAGCGACTaaagatttctctctctctctcgctctctcactacATAAGTGGTCTTCTTGAGTTTGTTTCAGTTTAGgatcagtttaaataaaattgcTGTAAAACCTGTCACCTTAGGCAGGATAATAATTCTTTGTCCTGTTTCCTTTCTGTTCTGTGGCTCCTGTTGGACGGTGCACTGACTATTTCCTTCAAATGTCCACATgagggcagcagcagctcgtccctcaattgaaaaaaaagctcCTTTACTCCCTGAATTGTTGTCCTTGGTTTGAAACTGCATTAGTCAGTTAACTACTCTGTTTGTTCAGCATGTTCCATAATTTCCTCAGAGTCATATATCAAGAGACCAGCACGGCACCCCAGTTTTGCCTTGATTCAACTTTTACAAACATCCTGACTGGAGGGAAATAATTGATTTGTCAGGTGAAATAGTGACTCTACGGGTGCACGACATTTCCCTTCCCCCCTCCGTGTGTCCTCTTAGCACAGATCCTGAATAATTTTATCACGGTTTTGACTGGTGCCAGTAGTAGGGCAGAAATCTGAAAGAGGCATATTGCTTCTGCCTTTCACTGGTTTTGATGTGCGTATAGATTATCTATCATTTGATTGCACAGTGACCTGCCTCCACTGTCTTTGTGAATGAGCGTCTTACCTTTGTGGTCATTCCGCTGTGTGTCCATCCTGTCCAGACTGTCAAGCAGACCATCGATCTGTGTCTTTATCAGAGTCAGCTCCTTTTTAATCACCTGCAACTCCTCCATGCCCACTGCAGGGACAGTCACAATGTAAAGACGTCTTACACACCCCGAACATGTCTTTAGGGAGAGTTTTGAAGTAATCCATAGACACACATGCTCATTTCTTACAGTTGGAGAAGAAGATTGCAACATTGTTATTTCTACATCTCAGATTTTACAAATTAAGCAAACACTTTATTAGGAGTgaatttgtgcattttaaacatgattatGATTTATGCTGATTAACAAATGTATTGTGCTAATATGCTAACAGAAGAAGACATTGCCTGCAGCTATGATGCAGTATTAATACGAGTTTcgtatttattttctaattccaatattgtgaaaaaaagaagagcaaatTTGTCCAAATTTCCATCGCTTACTAAAACAATATGTCTTTGAAAGATGTCTATTAAAACACTAAGTTAAATAAATGCAGCATCATTTGTGTGTGACTACTCAAAGGCTGAGACGTTAAAGATGTAAGGATACATTGTGTAGCATTGAATATTTCACACAGAGAGGCAAACTATGTCGATCTGCAGCTTTCTATGTAACCTTTTGTTTGACATAGTCTTCACATATTACTCACACTTGGCTGTGGATGAACTAGTTGAGTGGGCTCGTGAGCTTTTGGAGTGGGTTCTGTCTCGACTGCGTCTGTGCCCGgtggagtaggaggaggaacGGGATCGCTTGGCCAGACTGGGTCccagagggagaggagacaaggaggccGGCACACGCTGGTAGTCATACACCCTAgaaattaaaaagataaaacttTACTGACTGTATTGAGGCAACACTTTAAATGGGGGACTTTgactttattaaaataatataatataatataaataagggtaataaataaacaaatttgcatctttcttttaaaaaaggagtcAATAGAAGTTTTTAAGTGTATATAAGATTATATAGGTATATCAGCACTAACATTGACCAAAGAAAATTCAAAGAGAGCCCTCGCTCAAACAAGCTGTTCTACAAGCTgtaaaaaagagatttaaaaagaaagaatgttGGAAAATAATTCCTAGATAAATATGGATACTTATATTCCTTTGTCTTTTATCTCTGCTTCTCGCTCACACACTCTGACGTTGTTCCTCCCTGTGGACAGCTCCATGTCTCTATCTGTCACTGAATGTAATTGGTTCTGTCAGGACCAATCAATAGCTCCCCGCCAGGCTCGTATTGCTGGTGACAGGGGGTGTATCACAGTCAAACTCTATAGTGCTTACAGAAACCACACtgagtgtttgtgcatgtgggCTTGTTTTAATAGAAACAGAGGCGATGCTGGGATGGAAGCAGAGAGAGCAATATGACCCTGACTCTCAGTGAGGCTGATGACCAAGTGAATTACAGCTTCAGGGTCAACCAACCACAGGTAAGAAAAGCTGCTGGAAGCACAGAAAGTAGTCTGACCCCGAAAGATAAACGGTTCAAAGAATCAGTCCAATCTaagtgcttttatttgttttaagcAGTGTCACTGTAAACAGATCAGTGAGAGAGCAGAGGTAGGAAGACTGTAAACATGAGAGCATAAGAgaacatttcttaaaatgatCTCTAGTGAATAAAACTGATTTATtcatatatattgttttaatatgtATCAGTGTCACTTCGATACTCTTAGGGGACACAAGACATACGTATTGCCTGAGTCTAGCTgctgcaaccttttttttaaatgcatgatttCAACAGTGTTCATTGTAAAGTGGTTTGTTTTTATCAGGGCCAAAATGATCTGCAGAGGTTTCCCCTGCCCCCCAAAAAGAACGTGATGCAACACCAAGAAAACACTGATTGAAGCAGTTGTGCTTTATTTCTAAGTTGTCTTTGTGAAGCGCAAGTCACAAAGCCAGCGTTTAACAGTGGAATTAGATTGGACTGAAACCATAGTACTAAAATAATCTAAATGCAAATATTTGAAGGTTCTATAGAATAGTATCAGCTGCGTTCACACTCGTCAAATAACAAGTAAAGCTATAGTCATAGTTTCTACCATGTCACACTGGACTATTTTCCATGAGAAAAAGAGTTTCCCAGCTACTGCAGCCAGCAGTCTTGGTGGTGCTGACTGAAACACCACAAGAACAACCTCAGACAGGTGCAGAGttttcacattaaaacaattATACTAATAAAAATGTCTACAGCAGATAAAAAACATTATAGTaattggacttgagcttgtttagcacttttctagttGTCTGCCTACTCTTAGCACTTTTTACAACATAGATCAA
This window contains:
- the LOC132975589 gene encoding RNA-binding Raly-like protein isoform X3, giving the protein MTLFSPRYMSMSGELKSSRSRAASKRASNTTYGVYDYQRVPASLSPLPLGPSLAKRSRSSSYSTGHRRSRDRTHSKSSRAHSTSSSTAKLGMEELQVIKKELTLIKTQIDGLLDSLDRMDTQRNDHKGSPLREDSPAGSGSALSASSPEHSLSSLSPPSARHRIHREPDDDHHTMSNHSSDPEEEI
- the LOC132975589 gene encoding RNA-binding Raly-like protein isoform X4, whose protein sequence is MSMSGELKSSRSRAASKRASNTTYGVYDYQRVPASLSPLPLGPSLAKRSRSSSYSTGHRRSRDRTHSKSSRAHSTSSSTAKLGMEELQVIKKELTLIKTQIDGLLDSLDRMDTQRNDHKGSPLREDSPAGSGSALSASSPEHSLSSLSPPSARHRIHREPDDDHHTMSNHSSDPEEEI
- the LOC132975589 gene encoding RNA-binding Raly-like protein isoform X2 — its product is MSMSGELKSSRSRAASKRASNTTYGSELDLEYDSYHEDYYDRVYDYQRVPASLSPLPLGPSLAKRSRSSSYSTGHRRSRDRTHSKSSRAHSTSSSTAKLGMEELQVIKKELTLIKTQIDGLLDSLDRMDTQRNDHKGSPLREDSPAGSGSALSASSPEHSLSSLSPPSARHRIHREPDDDHHTMSNHSSDPEEEI
- the LOC132975589 gene encoding RNA-binding Raly-like protein isoform X1, whose protein sequence is MTLFSPRYMSMSGELKSSRSRAASKRASNTTYGSELDLEYDSYHEDYYDRVYDYQRVPASLSPLPLGPSLAKRSRSSSYSTGHRRSRDRTHSKSSRAHSTSSSTAKLGMEELQVIKKELTLIKTQIDGLLDSLDRMDTQRNDHKGSPLREDSPAGSGSALSASSPEHSLSSLSPPSARHRIHREPDDDHHTMSNHSSDPEEEI